A stretch of the Nakaseomyces glabratus chromosome L, complete sequence genome encodes the following:
- the MCM3 gene encoding MCM DNA helicase complex subunit MCM3 (CAGL0L01397g~Ortholog(s) have DNA replication origin binding, chromatin binding, single-stranded DNA-dependent ATP-dependent DNA helicase activity): MDGGIEDSGAFFAPDAVFGDRVRRFQEFLEVFEQYKDDVKAILAKNSASLASELGNIDEDAEEDVDLMDDIDKSKKNVSDGPNAVPHRITISLDDLRDFDRKFWRGVLNEPAYYIPPAERALSEIATALDDSPRNTVDAVSAKRPWRLSFKGSFGSHTLSPGTLNAMYLNKLVSIEGIVTKTSLVRPKLMRSVHYAEKTGRFHYRDYTDSTTSLTTRVPTPAIYPTEDPDGNKLTTEYGFSTYIDHQRITVQEMPEMAQVGPVPRSVDIILDDDLVDKTKPGDRINVVGVFKSVGAGGLNQGESNTLNGFRTLIIGNSVYPLHARSTGVSAKETLNDLDIRNINKLSKRGDIFEILAQSLAPSIYGHENIKRAVLLMLFGGVEKNLENGSHLRGDINILMVGDPSTAKSQMLRFVLNTASLAIATTGRGSSGVGLTAAVTTDRETGERRLEAGAMVLADRGIVCIDEFDKMTDVDRVAIHEVMEQQTVTIAKAGIHTTLNSRCSVIAAANPVFGQYDVNRDPHQNIALPDSLLSRFDLLFVVTDDINEARDRSISEHVLRTHRYLSPGMVEGEPVRDRLNLSLAVGTDEDDENANDNTNQDEEDQVFEKFNPLLQAGAMLAKNRGNYNGTEIPKLVKISFLRKYVQYAKERVVPQLTTEAVDVIVKNYTDLRNDENTKKSPITARTLETLIRLATAHAKVRLSRTVDKVDATVAANLLRFSLLGEDVGEITDADLQMDFEYPSNRNSPKKSPKKKQRLGPRGYGLSPSKSNRGSPVKRLDFGDSQAEERLDASQIEEEDVLEPGMEELHISDDANLHRRLERELRGSPLRSTQQGPLTEVTTPRMPNISTAGQEEDNGNQDISVDTVDQSNISTARLSLLSGLVARLMQTDLFEEESYPVDALFDVINGELAEEEKFTKTEYLAGLKVMAQRNNLMIAEEKVWRV, from the coding sequence ATGGATGGCGGTATAGAGGATTCCGGGGCGTTCTTTGCCCCAGATGCAGTTTTCGGGGACAGAGTGAGGCGTTTCCAGGAGTTTTTAGAAGTGTTTGAGCAGTACAAGGACGACGTAAAGGCGATCCTGGCTAAGAACAGTGCCAGTCTGGCCAGTGAACTCGGTAATATAGATGAAGACGCCGAGGAGGATGTGGATCTGATGGATGACATTGACAAGTCGAAGAAGAATGTCTCGGATGGGCCCAATGCGGTGCCCCACAGGATTACTATATCTCTGGATGACCTAAGAGATTTCGATAGGAAGTTCTGGCGCGGGGTGCTGAATGAGCCAGCGTACTATATCCCACCGGCTGAGAGGGCTTTGAGTGAAATTGCCACGGCGCTGGATGATTCTCCAAGAAACACAGTGGATGCTGTCTCAGCTAAGCGTCCTTGGAGACTGTCGTTCAAGGGCTCTTTCGGTTCACATACTCTTTCTCCCGGTACTTTGAACGCGATGTATTTGAACAAATTGGTCTCCATTGAAGGTATCGTGACTAAAACTTCATTGGTGAGACCAAAACTGATGAGATCGGTGCACTACGCGGAAAAGACAGGTAGGTTCCATTACAGAGATTACACAGATTCTACAACTTCATTGACGACCAGAGTTCCTACCCCTGCCATATATCCTACCGAAGATCCGGATGGTAACAAATTGACAACAGAGTATGGGTTTAGTACCTATATTGATCATCAAAGAATCACAGTGCAAGAGATGCCTGAAATGGCTCAAGTGGGTCCCGTACCGAGGTCAGTAGACATCATCCTGGATGATGACCTTGTGGACAAGACTAAACCAGGTGACAGAATCAATGTTGTTGGTGTTTTCAAATCTGTTGGTGCTGGTGGCTTAAACCAGGGTGAATCAAATACATTGAATGGTTTTAGAACATTGATCATAGGTAATAGCGTATACCCATTACACGCAAGATCAACGGGTGTGTCAGCTAAGGAAACTTTGAATGATCTTGACATTAGAAACATCAATAAATTGTCAAAGAGAGGAGATATATTCGAAATTCTTGCTCAATCATTGGCCCCATCAATTTACGGTcatgaaaatattaagaGGGCGGTTTTGCTAATGTTGTTCGGAGGTGTCGAGAAAAATCTGGAAAATGGTTCACATTTGAGAGGTGATATAAATATACTAATGGTTGGTGATCCGTCTACAGCCAAATCCCAAATGTTAAGGTTTGTTCTAAACACAGCATCGTTGGCAATTGCCACCACCGGTAGAGGTTCTTCTGGTGTTGGTCTAACTGCTGCTGTCACCACAGACAGAGAGACGGGTGAAAGAAGACTAGAAGCAGGTGCGATGGTTTTGGCTGATAGAGGTATTGTTTGTATCGATGAATTCGATAAGATGACTGATGTAGATAGAGTTGCTATTCATGAAGTCATGGAACAGCAGACAGTTACGATCGCTAAAGCTGGTATCCATACCACGCTAAACTCTAGATGTAGTGTCATTGCTGCAGCAAATCCTGTTTTTGGGCAATATGATGTTAACAGAGATCctcatcaaaatattgCACTTCCTGACTCGCTTTTGTCACGTTTCGATTTGCTATTTGTTGTTACTGATGATATCAACGAAGCAAGAGATAGATCAATCAGTGAACATGTCTTGAGAACTCATAGATACTTGTCACCTGGTATGGTTGAAGGTGAGCCTGTGAGAGATAGACTAAATTTATCTCTAGCTGTAGGTACAGATGAAGACGACGAAAATGCTAATGACAACACTAACCAGGATGAAGAGGACCAggtatttgaaaaattcaatCCTTTGCTGCAAGCGGGTGCTATGTTAGCCAAGAATCGTGGTAACTATAATGGTACCGAGATTCCTAAATTAGtaaaaatttctttcttaaGGAAATATGTCCAATATGCGAAGGAGAGAGTTGTTCCACAATTAACAACCGAGGCGGTTGATGTGATTGTTAAGAACTATACTGATCTAagaaatgatgaaaacaCTAAAAAATCACCAATTACAGCAAGAACTTTGGAAACTTTGATTAGATTGGCTACAGCACATGCCAAAGTCAGGCTATCCAGAACGGTTGACAAAGTTGATGCTACCGTCGCTGCTAACTTATTGCGTTTCTCATTGCTTGGTGAAGACGTTGGCGAAATTACTGATGCTGATTTGCAAATGGACTTTGAGTATCCATCAAACAGAAATTCGCCAAAGAAATCaccaaaaaagaaacaaagatTGGGGCCAAGAGGATATGGTTTGTCACCATCGAAAAGTAACAGAGGATCACCTGTTAAGAGATTGGACTTCGGCGATTCACAAGCAGAGGAAAGGCTAGATGCTTCTCaaatagaagaagaggatgtCCTTGAACCAGGAATGGAAGAACTACATATCAGTGATGATGCCAACTTACACAGAAGACTAGAAAGAGAGTTGAGAGGTTCGCCTTTGCGTTCCACGCAACAAGGTCCATTAACAGAGGTGACCACACCTAGGATGCCCAATATCTCGACTGCTGGCCAGGAAGAGGATAATGGCAATCAAGATATATCAGTGGATACTGTTGACCAAAGCAATATTTCAACTGCAAGGCTGTCACTATTGTCTGGTCTTGTTGCAAGGCTAATGCAGACCGATCTTTTCGAGGAAGAATCTTACCCAGTGGATGCTTTGTTCGATGTTATCAACGGGGAACTggcagaagaagagaagttCACAAAGACAGAATACCTTGCTGGTTTGAAGGTTATGGCTCAAAGAAACAATCTAATGATCGCAGAAGAGAAAGTCTGGAGAGTATAA
- the PRM6 gene encoding pheromone-regulated K(+) transporter PRM6 (CAGL0L01463g~Ortholog(s) have potassium ion transmembrane transporter activity, role in potassium ion transmembrane transport and cellular bud tip, fungal-type vacuole, integral component of plasma membrane, mating projection tip localization) has translation MDGVTTYESYHELCFSDIDVQLFYKRDYYTIVKYICLLYGQSVLKFMVLISDMYSCVKLLAFNTWSNNIIQPCIPFKITKWLFSACILLSIVFISIEIVLGMRILMNTRRRDVISQMYLNNFSRITTSLVAYKKFCIYDHIEPSNMWEKLGVWAYFELKGAPKLIAADSSRQLINGLTLWSILISKSGKIKNDSLNLGGIFHRIKLIAVQNHEEAVFLSFMTFSFIVWSLFIFKFCMLMVAAIVITHKLGNTSFTESKQTLRRYAHFAIRRNINDMIIKKLENSLSDCESEWSDGTFLISERNEAQSKLLSSIYTPCEAYMPR, from the coding sequence ATGGATGGCGTAACTACTTATGAAAGCTACCATGAGCTCTGTTTTAGTGATATTGATGTTCAATTGTTCTATAAAAGGGATTATTATACAATAGTGAAGTATATATGCTTACTCTATGGTCAATCAGTACTGAAATTTATGGTTTTGATATCAGATATGTACAGTTGTGTGAAACTATTGGCGTTTAACACTTGGTCAAATAACATTATTCAGCCTTGTATTCCTTTTAAAATCACTAAATGGCTATTCAGTGCATGTATCCTGCTATCAATTGTATTCATTTCCATTGAAATCGTCCTTGGTATGAGAATATTAATGAACACAAGGAGAAGAGATGTCATCTCACAGATGTATTTGAATAACTTTTCTCGAATAACTACATCACTGGTTGCTTATAAGAAATTCTGCATATACGATCACATTGAGCCTTCTAATATGTGGGAAAAACTTGGAGTATGGGCCTATTTCGAACTTAAAGGTGCTCCAAAACTTATAGCTGCGGATTCTTCTAGACAACTTATTAATGGGCTAACTTTATGGTCCATACTGATCTCGAAAAGCggcaaaataaaaaatgattctttgaatttggGTGGTATATTCCATAGAATAAAGTTGATTGCAGTACAAAATCATGAGGAAGCTGTGTTCTTATCTTTTATGACCTTTTCATTCATTGTTTGGagtttgtttatttttaaattttgtatGTTAATGGTGGCGGCAATAGTGATTACACATAAACTTGGAAATACTAGCTTCACTGAATCTAAACAAACATTAAGACGATATGCTCATTTTGCAATTAGGAGAAATATTAACGATATGATTATTAAAAAGTTAGAAAATAGCTTATCAGATTGTGAAAGTGAGTGGAGTGATGGCACCTTTCTGATTAGTGAACGCAACGAAGCTCAATCGAAACTATTATCCTCGATATATACACCATGTGAAGCATACATGCCCCGATAA
- the SPF1 gene encoding ion-transporting P-type ATPase SPF1 (CAGL0L01419g~Ortholog(s) have ATPase activity, coupled to transmembrane movement of ions, phosphorylative mechanism activity) produces the protein MADKVNSPIVKDSQLLIPKSLTARPYTLPFFPLYATFAQIYFQQYDTYIKGPEWTFVYLGTIVSLNILVLLLPEWNIQLAAKFKYNKVDNINEATHILINTTPNNGSSDIVKIERANEMGELQTFFQFQKKRFLWHEDEQQFSSPKFLIDGTPKISEFQNFKGHKGDLTHLRRLYGNNEFDIPIPTFLELFKEHAVAPLFVFQVFCVALWLLDEYWYLSLFNLFMILSMEAASVFQRLTALKEFRTMGVKPYAINVLRDGKWVEMQTNELLPMDVVSVVRTAEDSALPCDLILVDGTCIVNEAMLSGESTPLLKESIRLRPGNEELQIEGTDKISVLHGGTKVLQVTTPEKTGKVPSPPDGGAIAIVTKTGFETSQGSLVRVMIYSSERVGVDNKEALYFILFLLIFAVVASWYVWVEGTKMGRVQSKLILDCILIITSVVPPELPMELTMAVNSSLSALSKFYVYCTEPFRIPFAGRIDVCCFDKTGTLTGEDLVFEGLAGLSSDPKDIRHLYSATDCPNSTSLVVGAAHALVRLEDGEIVGDPMEKATLKALKWTVEKGDKVFNEKNGQVTILRRFQFSSALKRSSSVATHDGKLYSAVKGAPETIRERLFTIPANYDEIYKSFTRSGSRVLALASKKLEKMSQSQIEDADREHFERDLEFNGFLIFHCPLKHDAIETIQMLNESAHRCVMITGDNPLTAVHVAKEVGIVKGETLIVDMVDNGNDDKLVFRNVEETLSFEFVVSKDSFEKYGIFDKYDLAVTGHALEALKGHHQLQDLIRHAWIYARVSPAQKEFILNNLKDMGYQTLMCGDGTNDVGALKQAHVGVALLNGTEEGLKKVAEQRRLDSMKEIYDKQTAFLARWGKPPAPVPENIAHLYPPGPSNPHYLTALEKKGTVITPEIRKMVTEANNKPVEIAAPSTEKPAANDLASMILSGASESQEDGETPTLKLGDASCAAPFTSKLANVSAVTNIIRQGRCALVNTIQMYKILALNCLISAYSLSIIYMAGVKFGDGQATTSGLLLSVCFLSISRGKPLQKLSKARPQAGIFNVYIMGSILSQFVVHIGTLIYLTNEIYRLEPREPQVDLEKEFAPSLLNTGIFIIQLVQQVSTFAVNYQGEPFRENIRSNKGMYYGLLGVTGLALASATEFIPELNEAMKFVPMEDDFKMKLTITLFVDFFGCWGAEHFFKFFFMDDTPADITEEKVRIQEKN, from the coding sequence ATGGCTGATAAAGTGAATAGTCCTATTGTAAAGGACTCACAGCTGCTGATACCTAAGAGTTTGACAGCACGTCCATACACTCTACCATTCTTTCCATTGTATGCTACATTTGCTCAGATTTATTTCCAACAGTATGATACTTACATTAAGGGCCCAGAATGGACTTTCGTCTATTTGGGTACAATTGTCAGtttgaatattttggttCTGTTACTTCCAGAATGGAATATTCAACTTGCTGCTAAGTTTAAGTATAACAAGGTTGATAACATTAATGAAGCTACACacattttgataaatacCACCCCAAACAATGGTTCCTCTGATATTGTTAAAATTGAACGCGCTAATGAAATGGGTGAATTGCAAACTTTTTTCCAattccaaaagaaaagattcTTGTGGCATGAAGATGAACAACAATTCTCTTCACCCAAGTTTTTGATAGATGGAACTCCGAAGATCAgtgaatttcaaaatttcaaaggtCATAAAGGTGATTTGACCCATTTGAGAAGACTTTATGGTAACAACGAGTTTGACATCCCAATTCCAACTTTCTTGGAGTTGTTCAAGGAACATGCAGTTGCTCCTCTTTTTGTCTTTCAGGTTTTCTGTGTTGCATTGTGGCTTTTGGATGAATACTGGTATCTATCTTTATTCAATTTGTTCATGATCCTATCCATGGAAGCAGCCTCTGTGTTCCAGCGTTTAACCGCATTGAAGGAGTTTAGAACAATGGGTGTTAAACCTTATGCGATCAATGTCTTGAGAGATGGTAAATGGGTGGAAATGCAAACGAATGAATTATTGCCCATGGATGTCGTTTCCGTTGTGAGAACAGCAGAGGATAGTGCTCTTCCTTGTGATTTGATCTTGGTTGATGGTACATGTATTGTTAACGAGGCTATGTTGTCAGGTGAATCTACTCCGTTGTTGAAGGAATCTATTAGATTGCGCCCTGGTAATGAAGAGCTACAAATCGAAGGAACTGATAAAATTTCCGTTCTACATGGAGGTACAAAGGTTTTGCAAGTGACTACACCAGAAAAAACCGGCAAGGTCCCATCTCCACCTGATGGAGGTGCTATTGCTATCGTCACCAAAACTGGTTTCGAAACTTCCCAAGGTTCTTTGGTTCGTGTTATGATTTATTCTTCGGAGCGCGTTGGTGTTGACAATAAAGAGGCTCTATACTTcattttgttcttgttgatttttgctgttgttgcatCATGGTATGTCTGGGTTGAAGGTACAAAGATGGGTAGGGTACAATCCAAATTGATCTTAGATTGTATCCTGATTATCACCTCTGTTGTTCCACCTGAGTTGCCAATGGAACTGACTATGGCTGTCAACAGTTCTTTGTCGGCATTGAGCAAATTTTATGTTTACTGTACTGAACCATTCAGAATCCCATTTGCAGGTAGAATTGAtgtttgttgttttgaTAAGACCGGTACCTTAACTGGTGAAGATCTGGTATTTGAAGGATTAGCTGGGTTATCAAGTGATCCAAAGGATATTCGTCATTTATATTCTGCCACTGACTGTCCTAACTCAACTTCGCTGGTTGTTGGTGCTGCTCATGCCCTTGTTAGACTTGAAGATGGTGAAATTGTTGGTGATCCTATGGAAAAGGCTACTTTGAAGGCTTTGAAATGGACTGTTGAGAAAGGTGATAAGGtatttaatgaaaaaaatggcCAAGTTACAATTTTGCGTCGTTTCCAATTTTCCTCTGCTCTAAAAAGATCATCATCTGTTGCTACTCATGATGGTAAACTTTACTCTGCTGTTAAAGGTGCTCCGGAAACAATCAGGGAAAGACTTTTCACTATCCCTGCTAATTATGATGAGATTTATAAGTCCTTTACACGTTCTGGTTCTAGAGTTCTAGCTCTCGCTTCCAAGAAGCTTGAGAAAATGTCTCAGTCACAAATTGAAGATGCTGACAGAGAGCACTTCGAAAGAGATCTGGAATTTAACGGTTTCTTAATCTTCCATTGTCCATTAAAACATGACGCCATTGAGACTATTCAAATGTTGAATGAATCTGCACATCGTTGTGTCATGATTACCGGTGATAACCCATTAACCGCTGTTCATGTAGCAAAGGAGGTAGGAATTGTTAAGGGTGAAACTCTGATAGTGGATATGGTTGATAATGGTAATGATGACAAACTTGTTTTCAGAAATGTTGAAGAGACATTGAGTTTCGAATTTGTTGTTAGTAAGGATTCCTTTGAAAAGTATGGTATATTTGACAAATACGATCTTGCGGTAACCGGGCATGCTCTAGAGGCATTAAAAGGACACCACCAACTGCAAGATTTGATTCGTCATGCTTGGATTTATGCTCGTGTTTCTCCAGCACAAAAggaatttattttgaacaATTTGAAGGATATGGGATACCAAACGTTAATGTGTGGTGACGGTACTAATGATGTTGGTGCTTTGAAGCAAGCTCACGTTGGTGTAGCATTGTTAAATGGTACTGAAGAAGGTTTAAAAAAAGTCGCCGAACAACGTAGACTAGATAGTATGAAGGAAATATATGACAAACAGACCGCTTTCTTGGCTAGATGGGGTAAACCTCCAGCACCAGTTCCAGAAAACATTGCCCATTTGTATCCTCCTGGTCCTTCAAATCCTCATTATCTAACTGCCCTAGAGAAGAAGGGCACAGTCATTACTCCTGAAATTAGAAAGATGGTTACTGAAGCTAATAATAAGCCTGTGGAAATCGCTGCACCAAGTACAGAAAAACCAGCAGCAAACGACCTAGCTAGTATGATCTTGAGTGGGGCTAGCGAAAGTCAAGAAGATGGAGAGACTCCTACCTTGAAACTTGGTGATGCATCTTGTGCTGCTCCATTTACCTCAAAATTAGCTAATGTTTCTGCTGTTACAAATATCATTCGTCAAGGTCGTTGTGCTCTAGTTAACACAATCCAAATGTACAAAATTCTAGCCTTGAACTGTTTGATTAGCGCATATTCTTTATCTATTATTTACATGGCTGGTGTTAAATTTGGTGATGGTCAGGCTACAACATCAGGTCTACTTTTGTCTGTGTGCTTCTTAAGTATATCTCGTGGTAAACCGCTACAAAAATTATCGAAGGCTAGACCTCAGGCTGGTATTTTCAATGTTTATATTATGGGATCTATCCTTTCTCAATTTGTTGTTCATATTGGTACTTTGATTTATCTCACCAATGAAATCTATAGATTGGAGCCAAGAGAACCTCAAGTTGATTTGGAAAAAGAATTTGCTCCATCATTGTTGAATACCGGTATATTCATTATCCAATTAGTGCAGCAAGTTTCAACTTTTGCTGTAAATTATCAAGGTGAACCATTcagagaaaatattagaagTAATAAGGGTATGTATTATGGTTTATTGGGTGTTACAGGACTAGCTCTTGCCAGTGCTACTGAATTCATTCCTGAATTAAATGAAGCCATGAAGTTTGTTCCAATGGAAGATGACTTTAAGATGAAACTAACTATTACGTTGTTTGTTGACTTTTTTGGTTGCTGGGGTGCAGAAcacttcttcaaatttttcttcatgGATGATACACCTGCTGATATAACTGAAGAAAAGGTTAGAATTCAAGAGAAAAACTAA
- the GSF2 gene encoding Gsf2p (CAGL0L01485g~Putative protein of the ER membrane involved in hexose transporter secretion; gene is upregulated in azole-resistant strain) has product MEVYVRLNDDCEHDYAFQVDKEDTIKTRVEKIFTSNLNEIMVLRPTIFHEKKPYAFKKSVHPGFLTEGGCLLFDYDAADQKYVKDLDYDKPLFEQLWPGQLIVPQWRYSKKYVTIFALLMAGWLYTDLPDVISPTPGICLTNQLSRMLLPFVRRMELYELAAKLEAEIQVNFSSVDAQWLFFVLHILKIILIITFFYSGMANPISFNPYRLWNLRNELDVHNPKFKNMLKSIGWIGARRATFDAYQGNYYNHMLEKYGGQVRAYRAGVIKRIASPGVQLHDGEGFQTPLKERFTGSTFKEMKENERFVLSEEYFVELENNLKENLDKCNGDIGKMNMEIRRFRRFGIYEPNEKLLELVTIRRARADKEKAEAEAAEAEKKKEK; this is encoded by the coding sequence ATGGAGGTTTACGTCAGGTTGAATGACGACTGTGAGCACGACTATGCTTTCCAAGTCGACAAAGAGGATACGATCAAGACTCGGGTTGAGAAGATCTTTACTTCTAATCTTAATGAAATTATGGTCTTGAGGCCAACTATATTCCACGAAAAGAAGCCTTACGCATTCAAGAAGTCTGTTCACCCTGGGTTTCTGACGGAAGGTGGCTGCTTGCTGTTTGATTACGATGCTGCGGATCAGAAGTACGTGAAGGATCTGGACTACGACAAACCTTTGTTTGAGCAATTGTGGCCAGGCCAGCTGATTGTGCCTCAATGGAGATACTCCAAGAAATACGTGACCATTTTCGCTCTCCTGATGGCCGGATGGCTGTACACAGATTTGCCGGATGTCATCTCACCAACCCCAGGTATCTGTCTAACCAACCAATTGTCCCGTATGCTGCTGCCCTTTGTGAGAAGAATGGAGCTTTATGAATTGGCCGCTAAGCTGGAAGCTGAAATCCAGGTTAACTTCTCCAGTGTGGATGCACAATGGTTGTTCTTTGTGCTCCACATCCTAAAGATTATTCTTATTATTACTTTCTTCTACTCAGGTATGGCCAACCCGATCTCTTTCAACCCTTACAGACTATGGAACTTGAGAAACGAACTTGATGTCCACAACCCAAAGTTCAAGAACATGTTGAAATCCATTGGCTGGATCGGTGCTAGAAGAGCTACTTTTGACGCTTACCAAGGCAACTACTACAATCACATGCTTGAGAAGTATGGTGGTCAAGTGCGTGCTTATAGAGCTGGTGTTATTAAGAGAATTGCAAGCCCAGGTGTCCAATTGCATGATGGAGAAGGTTTCCAAACCCCATTGAAGGAGAGATTTACTGGTTCGACTTTCAAAGagatgaaagaaaatgagaGATTTGTCTTAAGTGAGGAGTACTTCGTTGAATTGGAAAATAACCTGAAAGAAAACTTGGATAAGTGCAACGGCGACATTGGCAAGATGAACATGGAGATCAGAAGATTTAGAAGATTCGGAATTTATGAGCCTAATGAAAAGCTTCTTGAACTAGTCACGATTAGAAGAGCAAGAGctgataaagaaaaggcTGAAGCTGAAGCTGCTGaagctgaaaagaaaaaagaaaaatag
- the PRP39 gene encoding Prp39p (CAGL0L01441g~Ortholog(s) have pre-mRNA 5'-splice site binding activity, role in mRNA 5'-splice site recognition and U1 snRNP, U2-type prespliceosome, commitment complex localization), protein MSTNAVLGFDGSFLRDNPILVQTYNNLDWESQESIINLIGVVEKIVVKYNDPNENIKANICKIFELILDTYPYLGLVWKKYTAVKYQLYGLEDSIKVLETAVKAFPDSVELWCDYLSVLEANKTGSVDERRSKYQTAKDNIGYNFLSHQFWDKYIQFETTQEDWEAVMSIYHELLKIPLHQYAKYFKAYMAFNSSEGSKKLTKEDITKELQKTQTLVNSIWRFESQIKHAFFSVNGVSQVEAKNWKQYLSYIKEQDIDIKIIETTYRRCLIPCAKEEFFWLAYISWQMNQKYPSTRVLSSFQKAIRLLPSSATEIRNLNLSYMSERYRDSPDIFYESYCDTLESLIKDYPSDHSLIWKLLNMIKRHNYGNKWGDDSKEILQKQNLYAKFLETKLSAYLQNSYRKTDTLTRILNDGNVSVLIVALIKLTWLVLKNKIQTRKYFTQYARLPLVKNSSQFWVLLYQFEKSEKNFIKLNALIKTLSYNNTLPLTIKNDIFEDYRHFYMLNCEIDDNRNLTVFDDPLLLSILGINEPRVGTKGAQSVSQRDNGHPGIATNNPIHKNSLILNNSSKLSQFGQPLPKTISVDKLFSAPKYMDYYTSDFLNKR, encoded by the coding sequence ATGTCCACAAATGCTGTTCTTGGATTTGATGGCTCGTTCCTTCGGGATAACCCCATACTGGTACAAACATATAACAATTTAGACTGGGAATCCCAAGAGAGTATTATCAATTTGATTGGTgttgttgaaaaaattgtagTCAAGTACAATGATCccaatgaaaatatcaagGCTAATATTTGCAAGATATTTGAACTAATACTAGATACATATCCGTATCTGGGTTTGGTATGGAAAAAATACACAGCAGTAAAGTACCAGCTATACGGATTGGAAGATTCAATAAAGGTTTTAGAAACTGCTGTGAAGGCTTTCCCTGACTCTGTGGAGTTGTGGTGCGATTATCTTAGTGTCCTCGAGGCAAATAAAACAGGATCGGTGGACGAGAGGAGATCAAAATATCAGACTGCCAAAGATAATATTGGCTACAATTTTCTTTCCCACCAATTTTGGGACAAATACATTCAGTTTGAGACTACTCAGGAAGATTGGGAAGCGGTGATGTCAATTTATCATGAACTTCTGAAGATACCACTTCATCAATATGCTAAATACTTCAAGGCATACATGGCCTTCAATTCCTCAGAAGGTTCAAAGAAACTCACAAAGGAAGATATTACTAaagaattacaaaaaaCACAGACTCTTGTAAATAGTATATGGAGATTCGAATCTCAAATCAAACACGCCTTTTTTAGTGTCAACGGTGTCTCGCAAGTGGAAGCAAAGAATTGGAAACAATACCTCAGTTACATAAAAGAACAAGACATCgatatcaaaattatcgAAACTACCTATAGAAGATGCTTGATTCCTTGTGCGAAAGAGGAGTTTTTTTGGTTGGCATATATATCATGGCAAATGAATCAGAAGTATCCATCAACAAGAGTTTTATCTAGTTTTCAGAAAGCTATCAGGCTATTACCTTCGTCTGCGACAGAAATACGAAATTTAAACCTATCATACATGAGTGAAAGATACCGAGACTCCCCAGATATTTTTTATGAAAGCTACTGTGATACACTAGAAAGTTTAATCAAAGACTATCCATCTGACCATTCTCTGATCTGGAAACTGTTGAATATGATTAAGCGCCATAACTATGGGAATAAGTGGGGTGATGACAGTAAGGaaatattacaaaaacaaaatctgTACGCAAAATTTCTGGAAACGAAATTATCTGCCTATTTACAGAACAGTTATAGAAAAACTGATACCCTAACGAGAATACTAAATGATGGAAATGTTAGTGTTCTAATCGTAGCACTCATAAAACTCACATGGCTGGtcttgaaaaataaaattcaGACCAGAAAATACTTCACACAATATGCCCGCCTTCCTTTGGTCAAAAATTCATCCCAATTTTGGGTACTACTGTACCAATTTGAGAAATCAGAGAAAAACTTCATCAAGCTCAACGCATTAATAAAAACTTTGAGTTACAATAATACACTACCATTAACcataaaaaatgatatttttgaagattaCCGCCATTTTTACATGCTGAATTGTGAAATAGACGACAATCGTAACCTCACAGTGTTTGATGATCCACTCTTACTGTCCATCCTGGGAATAAACGAACCACGAGTCGGAACAAAAGGGGCACAATCTGTTTCCCAACGAGATAATGGACACCCCGGTATCGCTACAAACAACCCAATACACAAGAACTCACTAATACTGAATAACTCCAGTAAACTCAGTCAATTTGGACAACCATTACCGAAAACAATTAGCGTGGACAAATTGTTCAGCGCACCAAAATACATGGACTACTATACTAGTGACTTCTTGAACAAAAGGTAA